A window of Conger conger chromosome 13, fConCon1.1, whole genome shotgun sequence contains these coding sequences:
- the slc1a5 gene encoding neutral amino acid transporter B(0) isoform X2, protein MTDGMGNETIFSVEKVPFGNDVDGMNILGLVVFAIVFGVALRKLGEEGEILIKFFNSFNEATMVLVSWIMWYAPLGIMFLVAAKIVEMENVATLFASLGKYIACCVIGHAVHGLLVLPFIYFIITRKNPYTFLMGLVTALATAFGTSSSSATLPLMMKCVEENNGVSKHISRFILPIGATVNMDGAALFQCVAAVFIAQLNDHSLNFIQVITILVTATASSVGAAGIPAGGVLTLAIILEAVGLPTNDISLILAVDWLVDRTCTIINVEGDAFGAGLLQFFVDRTAKKEEGTELSEVKTGDTPPAEEGSPLMPKTRKELEDGDALAKPRRSDEESIM, encoded by the exons ATGACGGATGGCATGGGCAATGAGACGATATTCTCCGTGGAGAAG gtcccTTTTGGGAACGATGTGGACGGGATGAACATCCTGGGCCTGGTGGTGTTCGCCATCGTGTTCGGCGTGGCTCTGAGGAAGCTCGGGGAGGAGGGCGAGATCCTCATCAAGTTCTTCAACTCCTTCAATGAGGCCACCATGGTGCTGGTGAGCTGGATCATGTG GTACGCCCCCCTGGGCATCATGTTCCTGGTGGCGGCGAAGATCGTGGAGATGGAGAACGTGGCCACGCTGTTCGCCAGCCTGGGGAAGTACATCGCCTGCTGCGTGATTGGCCACGCCGTGCACGGCCTGCTGGTCCTGCCCTTCATCTACTTCATCATCACGCGCAAGAACCCCTACACCTTCCTGATGGGCCTGGTCACCGCCCTAGCCACCGCCTTCGGCACGTCCTCCAG ctCGGCCACTCTGCCCCTGATGATGAAGTGCGTGGAGGAGAACAACGGCGTCTCCAAGCACATCAGCCGCTTCATCCTGCCCATCGGCGCCACCGTCAACATGGACGGAGCAGCCCTCTTCCAGTGCGTGGCCGCCGTGTTCATCGCCCAGCTCAACGACCACTCGCTCAACTTCATCCAGGTCATCACCATCCT AGTGACAGCTACAGCGTCCAGTGTGGGAGCAGCAGGGATCCCTGCAGGGGGCGTGCTCACTCTGGCCATCATCCTGGAGGCAGTGGGCCTGCCCACCAATGACATCTCTCTTATCCTCGCTGTGGATTGGCTTGT CGACCGCACCTGCACCATCATCAACGTGGAGGGCGATGCCTTCGGGGCGGGGCTGCTGCAGTTCTTCGTCGACCGCACCGCCAAGAAGGAGGAGGGGACGGAGCTCAGCGAGGTCAAGACGGGCGACACCCCGCCCGCCGAGGAGGGCTCACCACTGATGCCCAAGACCAGGAAGGAGCTGGAGGACGGGGACGCCCTGGCAAAGCCTCGGCGCAGTGACGAGGAGTCGATCATGTAG
- the fkrp gene encoding fukutin-related protein, protein MRVSFCQGLLTGAIALNLLILYYVSRAQQQMMEKRREPGKGSLKKAALPVSGLGGAVGLGGGAAGGPGGGAGTGGGRSPRVTVLVRDFEDFENYVGEVARSFLRQRADLPFLAVADAPPYPPLALPDGARLLVLAPSPEQPPQAHRPEFQVQTEFVLLVPDGVELEQARQLERLIRELEGEGGGPVRLVAAPVLARSAVQCLHLRVSLREWTATYAPAASGSSGSVCSALRGDAVLLVRSEDLFNLSAPLARPLLASLFIQTSLRGWKVKLLEGPAFPASRRPLFSSAHNQWKADSRLRDNTARLMRDFGVKRLLHPDGKEQWFGCGKETPRCFGTVRDDTPEYLYLDRWTPPCCLRALRETAKYVINILESSGVRYWLEGGTLLGAARHQDIIPWDYDVDLGIYLEDVPNCDYLKNLDAGSLVDANGYVWERAVEGDFYRVQYSEANHLHVDLWPFYPRNGVMTKDTWTEHKQDVEFPEHFLQPLVPMPFAGVTAYAPNNHRAFLELKFGEGVVENPQYPNPARKRLDRSRL, encoded by the coding sequence ATGCGGGTGAGTTTCTGCCAGGGCCTCCTGACTGGGGCCATCGCTCTAAACCTGCTGATCCTGTACTATGTCTCCCGCGCCCAGCAGCAGATGATGGAGAAGCGGCGGGAGCCGGGAAAAGGCTCCCTGAAGAAGGCGGCTCTCCCCGTGTCGGGGCTAGGGGGCGCCgtggggctggggggcggggctgcgggagggcccgggggcggggccggcacGGGCGGTGGGCGCAGCCCGCGGGTGACGGTGCTGGTGCGGGACTTCGAGGACTTTGAGAACTACGTGGGCGAGGTGGCGCGCTCCTTCCTGCGCCAGCGAGCCGACCTGCCCTTCCTGGCGGTGGCCGACGCCCCGCCCTACCCTCCGCTGGCGCTGCCCGACGGGGCGCGGCTCCTGGTGCTGGCGCCCAGCCCCGAGCAGCCCCCGCAGGCGCACCGGCCCGAGTTCCAGGTGCAGACGGAGTTCGTGCTGCTGGTGCCGGACGGCGTGGAGCTGGAGCAGGCGCGGCAGCTGGAGAGGCTGATCCGGGAGCTGGAGGGCGAGGGCGGGGGGCCCGTGCGGCTGGTGGCCGCCCCGGTGCTGGCCCGCTCGGCCGTGCAGTGCCTGCACCTGCGCGTCAGCCTGCGCGAGTGGACCGCCACCTACGCCCCGGCCGCCTCGGGGAGCAGCGGAAGCGTCTGCAGCGCCCTGCGGGGGGACGCCGTGCTGCTGGTCCGCTCCGAGGACCTCTTCAACCTCTCGGCCCCGCTGGCCCGGCCCCTGCTGGCCTCCCTCTTCATCCAGACCTCGCTGCGCGGCTGGAAGGTCAAGCTCCTGGAGGGCCCGGCCTTCCCCGCCAGCCGCCGGCCCCTGTTCAGCTCGGCCCACAACCAGTGGAAGGCCGACTCGCGTCTCCGCGACAACACCGCGCGGCTCATGCGCGACTTCGGCGTCAAGCGCCTCCTGCACCCGGACGGGAAGGAGCAGTGGTTCGGCTGCGGCAAGGAGACGCCCCGCTGCTTCGGCACGGTGCGGGACGACACCCCCGAGTACCTGTACCTGGACCGCTGGACCCCGCCCTGTTGCCTGCGCGCGCTCCGCGAGACCGCCAAGTACGTCATCAACATCCTGGAGAGCTCGGGCGTGCGCTACTGGCTGGAGGGGGGCACCCTGCTTGGCGCGGCCCGCCACCAGGACATCATCCCCTGGGACTACGACGTGGACCTGGGCATCTACCTGGAGGACGTGCCCAACTGCGACTACCTGAAGAACCTGGACGCCGGCTCGCTGGTGGACGCCAACGGCTACGTGTGGGAGCGGGCGGTGGAGGGCGACTTCTACCGCGTGCAGTACAGCGAGGCCAACCACCTGCACGTGGACCTGTGGCCCTTCTACCCCCGCAACGGCGTCATGACCAAGGACACCTGGACCGAGCACaagcaggacgtggagttcccCGAGCACTTCCTGCAGCCCCTGGTGCCCATGCCCTTCGCCGGCGTCACCGCCTACGCCCCCAACAACCACCGCGCCTTCCTGGAGCTCAAGTTCGGCGAGGGCGTCGTGGAGAACCCGCAGTACCCCAACCCTGCCAGAAAGAGGCTGGATAGGAGCcggctgtga
- the slc1a5 gene encoding neutral amino acid transporter B(0) isoform X1, protein MAEKRHIEEDLKASNGDAHPEEPNSAKTNGLSKPKTSDPETIAKKIKRIAMANLLVILTVAGVIIGVFIGLGVRNASLNKAQIIYFGFPGELLIRLLKMIIIPLVVCSLVSGAASIDPKALGKLGGWAMLFFLVTTLIASSIGVIMAFIIQPGVLSTSKPLISGDSDGVPQAKEVVDSFLDLIRNVFPSNLVSSAFQSYSTSYKLVKVEKNMTDGMGNETIFSVEKVPFGNDVDGMNILGLVVFAIVFGVALRKLGEEGEILIKFFNSFNEATMVLVSWIMWYAPLGIMFLVAAKIVEMENVATLFASLGKYIACCVIGHAVHGLLVLPFIYFIITRKNPYTFLMGLVTALATAFGTSSSSATLPLMMKCVEENNGVSKHISRFILPIGATVNMDGAALFQCVAAVFIAQLNDHSLNFIQVITILVTATASSVGAAGIPAGGVLTLAIILEAVGLPTNDISLILAVDWLVDRTCTIINVEGDAFGAGLLQFFVDRTAKKEEGTELSEVKTGDTPPAEEGSPLMPKTRKELEDGDALAKPRRSDEESIM, encoded by the exons ATGGCTGAAAAAAGACATATTGAGGAGGACTTGAAGGCTTCCAACGGCGATGCGCATCCTGAGGAACCAAATTCGGCTAAGACCAACGGGCTCTCGAAGCCTAAGACAAGTGACCCGGAGACAATcgctaaaaaaattaaaagaatcGCCATGGCCAATTTACTGGTAATTTTGACCGTGGCCGGGGTAATAATTGGCGTATTTATCGGACTTGGGGTGCGTAACGCATCACTTAACAAGGCACAGATTATATATTTCGGCTTCCCCGGTGAGCTCCTTATCCGCCTGCTTAAAATGATCATCATCCCTTTGGTCGTGTGCAGTCTTGTATCCGGAGCGGCCAGCATTGATCCAAAGGCACTGGGAAAATTGGGCGGTTGGGCGATGCTGTTCTTTTTAGTGACAACTTTAATTGCATCATCCATCGGGGTCATAATGGCCTTCATCATTCAACCCGGTGTCCTGTCCACATCAAAACCACTGATCTCGGGGGACAGCGATGGGGTCCCACAGGCCAAAGAAGTGGTGGACTCCTTTTTGGACCTAATAAG GAACGTTTTCCCCTCCAACCTGGTGTCCTCTGCATTCCAGTCG TACTCCACCAGCTATAAACTGGTGAAAGTGGAGAAGAACATGACGGATGGCATGGGCAATGAGACGATATTCTCCGTGGAGAAG gtcccTTTTGGGAACGATGTGGACGGGATGAACATCCTGGGCCTGGTGGTGTTCGCCATCGTGTTCGGCGTGGCTCTGAGGAAGCTCGGGGAGGAGGGCGAGATCCTCATCAAGTTCTTCAACTCCTTCAATGAGGCCACCATGGTGCTGGTGAGCTGGATCATGTG GTACGCCCCCCTGGGCATCATGTTCCTGGTGGCGGCGAAGATCGTGGAGATGGAGAACGTGGCCACGCTGTTCGCCAGCCTGGGGAAGTACATCGCCTGCTGCGTGATTGGCCACGCCGTGCACGGCCTGCTGGTCCTGCCCTTCATCTACTTCATCATCACGCGCAAGAACCCCTACACCTTCCTGATGGGCCTGGTCACCGCCCTAGCCACCGCCTTCGGCACGTCCTCCAG ctCGGCCACTCTGCCCCTGATGATGAAGTGCGTGGAGGAGAACAACGGCGTCTCCAAGCACATCAGCCGCTTCATCCTGCCCATCGGCGCCACCGTCAACATGGACGGAGCAGCCCTCTTCCAGTGCGTGGCCGCCGTGTTCATCGCCCAGCTCAACGACCACTCGCTCAACTTCATCCAGGTCATCACCATCCT AGTGACAGCTACAGCGTCCAGTGTGGGAGCAGCAGGGATCCCTGCAGGGGGCGTGCTCACTCTGGCCATCATCCTGGAGGCAGTGGGCCTGCCCACCAATGACATCTCTCTTATCCTCGCTGTGGATTGGCTTGT CGACCGCACCTGCACCATCATCAACGTGGAGGGCGATGCCTTCGGGGCGGGGCTGCTGCAGTTCTTCGTCGACCGCACCGCCAAGAAGGAGGAGGGGACGGAGCTCAGCGAGGTCAAGACGGGCGACACCCCGCCCGCCGAGGAGGGCTCACCACTGATGCCCAAGACCAGGAAGGAGCTGGAGGACGGGGACGCCCTGGCAAAGCCTCGGCGCAGTGACGAGGAGTCGATCATGTAG